In Cryptomeria japonica chromosome 10, Sugi_1.0, whole genome shotgun sequence, a genomic segment contains:
- the LOC131030307 gene encoding heavy metal-associated isoprenylated plant protein 41 codes for MGSNLHDGDILISKHPLGQPALEKRIMHYSNFHHILLVGEGDFSFSAALAKAFGSAENIVATSLDSREEVISSYNSGQDNLRSLEKRRAMTLHSVDAKTMKKHEILREMLFDRIVFNFPHAGFFGKENDNKLIKKHRHLLKMFFKNGMAMLNNMGEIHVTHKEKDPYDKWKLVEQAETCGLLFKESVDFNKAEYPGYTNRRGAGPNIGYTFHLGECRTYMFIVRESMTTPCMSLNYNKESVYEALRLKEDAANQRDATILELGIERKARKDAESAKANIEGSLNYNKESVYDFQIKKINQLERQRDDALYQQEAACREKEKIARQLNEASRLKGEAIYEKEKILRERNDLANQKDEIDYWAIVAFCGLGLCKIVSSMYSRKK; via the exons ATGGGTTCCAATCTACATGATGGAGATATTTTAATTTCCAAACATCCACTCGGACAGCCTGCTCTGGAGAAAAGGATTATGCACTACTCCAACTTCCATCATATTTTATTAGTGGGGGAAGGAGATTTTTCATTTTCTGCGGCTTTGGCCAAAGCATTTGGTTCTGCAGAAAACATCGTTGCCACCTCTCTTGACAGCAGAG AGGAGGTCATAAGTTCATATAATTCCGGCCAAGATAACCTTCGGAGTTTGGAGAAGCGTAGAGCAATGACATTGCATAGTGTTGatgcaaaaacaatgaaaaagcatgaGATATTAAGAGAGATGTTGTTCGATAGGATTGTCTTTAACTTCCCTCATGCAGGCTTCTTTGGGAAGGAAAATGATAACAAACTTATCAA AAAGCACCGTcatttgttgaagatgttcttcAAGAATGGAATGGCTATGCTTAACAACATGGGAGAAATCCATGTTACCCACAAAGAAAAAGATCCATATGACAAGTGGAAACTTGTGGAACAAGCAGAAACATGCGGTTTGCTTTTTAAAGAATCCGTTGACTTTAACAAAGCAGAATACCCTGGCTACACTAATAGAAGAGGAGCGGGGCCTAACATTGGCTATACTTTCCATTTGGGAGAATGTCGGACTTACATGTTCATCGTAAG GGAATCCATGACCACACCATGTATGTCACTTAACTACAACAAAGAGTCAGTATATGAAGCTTTGAGATTGAAAGAAGATGCAGCTAATCAAAGAGATGCGACTATTTTGGAGCTTGGAATTGAAAGGAAAGCCAGAAAGGATGCTGAATCTGCAAAAGCAAATATTGAGGGTTCACTTAACTACAACAAAGAGTCAGTATATGACTTTcaaatcaagaaaatcaatcaaCTAGAGAGACAAAGAGATGATGCTCTTTATCAACAGGAAGCAGCCTGCAGGGAAAAGGAAAAGATTGCCAGACAACTAAATGAGGCCTCGAGATTAAAAGGAGAAGCAATTTatgaaaaagaaaagattttgaggGAACGCAATGACCTTGCCAACCAAAAGGATGAAATTGATTATTGGGCTATTGTTGCGTTCTGTGGCTTGGGTCTTTGCAAAATTGTTTCTTCAATGTACAGTCGGAAGAAGTAA